The sequence TAGGATTGCTTTCAAAGAAATTCACCGGCTTTAAATCAAAGCTGGAAGATACTGTTGGCATTATAGGGAAATCCTCTTGGCATGGTATGTGATGGAATCCTAGTGTGTACCACACCACAATGTCCTTGTTCTCAATTGGACGATCCCTACCAGAAAAAAACAAAGACGAGAAAAGTAACATCAACTTGTCGCCTTcgagcaaaaaaaaaaaagaaatctactTATACATTTAAAAATCTTTGATGATGCATTGGAGGTCATGCATTTAAATCCTAGCATAATTTGAAGTTAACGGAAACTATAATCTAAAcattgaaagagaaaaattgaCTACATTTTAAAAGCAAATTACGTAGGGAAAGTTTTTTGTTACCTGTCAGACCAAACTGCTAGAGTGTCTTCTCCGTGACTCTGATAAACAAATAGCCCACCCGCCCATTGCTCTGTCCGATTATATGGGGTGACCCATATCTGATTATTTGTAAATGCTCCACGTTTCTGTGGAGGATCATCATGATTAAGCAAACTAGCGGCAGTGCCACCAGGAACCACCTTATACCCGACGGGGTTTCCCACCCGAGTTTTTTTAGTTGGGTTAATCACATGAAACTCGGAGGGATCATAAAGTTTGAGCTTAATCTGTGCATCCTTTTCTGTCTTAGCAACATTTCTTGTAGCTTTCAAGTAGCTTCTTCTTGGGGATTCTCCGGGTGAAGTCTGTTGCCTGTGGATATTTACCTTCACAAAAGAATTATCGGAGCCATCTATGTCCATGTCAAGGTAAAATGTGATGTAATGATCATGAATGACACCGATAACATTTTCTGCTAATAGAGTGCCATAGAGATTTTCTTGGCCAGTCACTTGATTCATGTTCTCGTATGATGTGCCTTTCACCATCAAAATCCCACTAAGTCCAACCTGTTAGTAGTTTTTGCTTTAGAGATAAGGTAGCACTAGCATATGAGTATATAATAGCAAGTAACCAAAGACAATGAAACATCTATGCAATTAGcttatagtattaaaatatatttagtggACAAAAAACTAAGGAGTCCTAAAGCGATAGCCATGTAATCGATGATGCAACTTTTTCTAGCATGTGGAATCTGAAGCTGATTGATAATGACCTAGCTTGatattttcaaagaaaagaaaaagaataaaacctaacaattaaacaattaaCCTTAATTCTGATTAAGCCATCAGTCTGGAACTCCCAATCAACTATGTAGTCGTAGTTTGCTACTGACGCTGCCATTCTAACCACAAGCGTCACCTTTGGCCTCACTTCTCTAATCTGCCCAACCACAAACAGCAAATCAAGAATACAATTATCTCTGCTGTATACCCAGCACGTCATTActacaaatttattttgttagaattaatttaattttgcaTATCAGACATACATGTCGTACCTGCtgtagataaatttttttaggaatgcttaatttgatataatttatcaCATCCTGTCTCGTATAGATAAAAGGTTAAAAGTTATCTCTGTTCACATATTCTTACCTCCATACCTGTAATCGGACTTTCAGCGTGCCGCCACCCAATGTCACCAGCATAACTCTCGAATATGCAAACCATGTTTGACCGGACATACGGAGTCCCATCACCCGCCGCAAAAACACCATCCATGTAATAGGCATTCCGGGGACAATCGTTAAGTGGGTCAAGTGGCATGGCCTGTAACCCGAACCCATATTCACCCGCATCCATATAAGTCTTAAAATACCATGCATCAGTAGGGTCCATATAAGGCACAAATAATTCTGAAGTGAACCCTTTGTACATAACATTCCTTATCTCTCCACTATCCGGGTCCTTGACTCTGGCACTAGAAATTATCACACCAGCTCTCGGGTCGGGTTTGAGATGAAATTCCCAATTTGCCCATTTCACCATATGCTCATCTTCTACAGTAAAACTCGGTCCTTTTGGTTGCTCTATAGAAATAGGATTGATCAGTTGCTTTTCTTGATTGACATCTACAGAAGAATAACGATAATCTGTGTTGGCAGCCTTTGGTATAGGTATATTCTTGCCTTTATCCGATATCTCCACCACTTCTTTAGTATCCATATCAAGTAATACAGTCAAACCTTCTATTGGTCTCATATAGAAATTTGCAGTGCCTTTCATGGAGTAGCACTGTACCTTGATCAATCTCTTGTTCTCTTCATTCTTGCCAAACCAACCTAAAGAAATAGGCAAGCAAGCCAAGTCCTTAAGATCGACACCTCGGTCAATGATCGTACGGTTGAAATCAGCGTTAGATAATGGAGCCCATGTTGCTGTAGTCATGTCCTCTATTGTCATGGTCGGATAACCAGAGAGAGGATTGGTTTCTTGTACAGCAACATCGCTTGTGTTTATGTCAACCGTGAGCACGTGTGATTGGCCGTTGACACGTGCGATGACTTCTGCCTTTCTCGGTAACATGGGGTCTCCTTTTCGCCATTTGAGAACAAGGGTTTTCTCGGGCTCCTCCAAGACTACGGAGTGAAGAGAGAAAGGAGATGATTTGAAAAGGTCGTGTGATTTTAGGATTGTACGGACTTTGTTGAATTCTTGGATGGTTAAGGGGTCTAAAGGGTGGGTAGGAAGGTCTGATTCGTGGCGGTGGCGCGTGGGTTTCGGGGGTTTCTTGAGGATGTTCTTGGGTTGTTGGAAGCGGGTGCACCAACGGGAATTGGAGGCGCATGAGTCGAGAAAGTCAGTGGTGGAAGTGAGCGGTGGTGGAGTGTAGGGGAGGTTAATCCAGGTGAAGAGTAAGAGAAGAGAACCACTTAGAAAGATTAAGAGGAAGCGGATGAAGTTTCTCGATTCCATCGCTTATGTTTGTTATTTTGGTTTCTTTCTCTACTGGCTGCCTAGTTTGTTAG comes from Ricinus communis isolate WT05 ecotype wild-type chromosome 5, ASM1957865v1, whole genome shotgun sequence and encodes:
- the LOC8272134 gene encoding primary amine oxidase isoform X2; the protein is MPITWMVFLRRVMGLRMSGQTWFAYSRVMLVTLGGGTLKVRLQIREVRPKVTLVVRMAASVANYDYIVDWEFQTDGLIRIKVGLSGILMVKGTSYENMNQVTGQENLYGTLLAENVIGVIHDHYITFYLDMDIDGSDNSFVKVNIHRQQTSPGESPRRSYLKATRNVAKTEKDAQIKLKLYDPSEFHVINPTKKTRVGNPVGYKVVPGGTAASLLNHDDPPQKRGAFTNNQIWVTPYNRTEQWAGGLFVYQSHGEDTLAVWSDRDRPIENKDIVVWYTLGFHHIPCQEDFPIMPTVSSSFDLKPVNFFESNPILRIPPNVEKDLPVCRPFDTA
- the LOC8272134 gene encoding primary amine oxidase isoform X1; protein product: MESRNFIRFLLIFLSGSLLLLFTWINLPYTPPPLTSTTDFLDSCASNSRWCTRFQQPKNILKKPPKPTRHRHESDLPTHPLDPLTIQEFNKVRTILKSHDLFKSSPFSLHSVVLEEPEKTLVLKWRKGDPMLPRKAEVIARVNGQSHVLTVDINTSDVAVQETNPLSGYPTMTIEDMTTATWAPLSNADFNRTIIDRGVDLKDLACLPISLGWFGKNEENKRLIKVQCYSMKGTANFYMRPIEGLTVLLDMDTKEVVEISDKGKNIPIPKAANTDYRYSSVDVNQEKQLINPISIEQPKGPSFTVEDEHMVKWANWEFHLKPDPRAGVIISSARVKDPDSGEIRNVMYKGFTSELFVPYMDPTDAWYFKTYMDAGEYGFGLQAMPLDPLNDCPRNAYYMDGVFAAGDGTPYVRSNMVCIFESYAGDIGWRHAESPITGMEIREVRPKVTLVVRMAASVANYDYIVDWEFQTDGLIRIKVGLSGILMVKGTSYENMNQVTGQENLYGTLLAENVIGVIHDHYITFYLDMDIDGSDNSFVKVNIHRQQTSPGESPRRSYLKATRNVAKTEKDAQIKLKLYDPSEFHVINPTKKTRVGNPVGYKVVPGGTAASLLNHDDPPQKRGAFTNNQIWVTPYNRTEQWAGGLFVYQSHGEDTLAVWSDRDRPIENKDIVVWYTLGFHHIPCQEDFPIMPTVSSSFDLKPVNFFESNPILRIPPNVEKDLPVCRPFDTA